GCGCCTTACGGCTTCGTGCGGGTGCACCGCTCCTGGCTGGTCAATCCGGCGCGCATGACGGCGCTCAAGCCCGAGGGCTCGGGCGACTACACGGTCGAGCTGGGCGCGCTCAGCGTGCCGCTGTCGCGGCGGTTTCCCGAAGCGCTCGCGCGCTTGCGCGCGGCTTAATCAACCCGAAGCTGCGCGCGGCGTGGCTCAGGATTCCTTCAGGATCTGCTCGGCGGCGGTATCGAGCAGCTCGGCCATCTTGTGGCGGATGGCGTGGTCGGAGACCTTGGCGGCATCGAGATCGCCGCGCACCTTGCGGTAGACGTCTTCCTCGCCCGGCTCCTCGAAATCGGCGACCACGACTTCCTTGGCATAGGCGTCGGCGTCGGTGCCGGTCTTGCCCAGTTCGCCGGCCGCCCACAGGCCCAGGAGCTTGTTGCGGCGGGCGATGATCTTGAACTGCTTTTCGGCGTCGTGGGCCCATTTGCCCTCAAAACCCTTGCGGCGATCCTCGAACGATCCGCTCATGTCCTAACCCCTTGAATTGGAAAGATTTACCAAGCGCGCGCCGGCGTCCGGCCCGCACTTTAGCGCAAGCTTGTGGACAGCGCAGAGATAGGGGCGTATGCGCGCTTTCGCAACGTTGCCGCAGCCGGACGCGGTGGGTATTTTGCCGCTCCGACGGCCCCACGTTTCGCGTCATTGGCGGATTAAGGACACAAAATGAAACGCCGGCGCATGATCTATGAGGGCAAGGCCAAGATCCTCTATGAGGGCCCCGAGCCCGGCACGCTGATCCAGTATTTCAAGGACGACACCACCGCGTTCGACGCCACCAAGAAGGCGGTGCTCGACGGCAAGGGCATCCTCAACAACCGCATCAGCGAATATCTGATGACGCAGCTCAATGCGATCGGCGTGCCGACGCATTTTGTGAAGCGCCTGAACATGCGCGAGCAGCTCATCAAGGAAGTCGAGATCATCCCGCTCGAGGTCATCGTGCGCAACGTGGCGGCGGGATCGCTGTCCAAGCGGCTGGGCATCGAGGAGGGCACGGTGCTGCCGCGCTCGATCATCGAATATTGCTACAAGAACGACGCGCTGCACGATCCGCTGGTCAGCGAGGAGCACATCACGGCGTTCGGCTGGGCCAGCCCGCAGGACCTGGACGACATCGTCAACCTCACCATCCGGATCAACGATTTCCTCTCCGGCCTGTTTTTGGGCGTCGGCATCAAGCTGGTCGACTTCAAGGTCGAGTTCGGGCGGCTGTGGGAGAACGACTATATGCGCATCGTGCTGGCCGACGAGATCAGCCCCGATTCGTGCCGGCTGTGGGACGTGACCAGCAACGAGAAGATGGACAAGGACCGCTTTCGCCGCGATCTCGGCGGCGTGGTCGAGGCCTATTCCGAAGTCGCCCGCCGGCTCGGCATCATGCCGGAATCGGTGCAGGGCGAAAGCAAGGGACCGCAGCTTGTTCGTTAGTGGAAGTGAATGGCGATGAAGGCCCGCGTATTCGTCACCCTGAAGACCGGCGTGCTCGACCCCCAGGGCAAGGCGATCGGACACGCGCTGAACGGGCTGGGCTTCGGCGCGGTCGGCGAAGTGCGGCAGGGCAAGGTGATCGACCTCGAACTCGCGGAGACGGACGCGGCGAAGGCCAAGGCCGATTTGAAGGCGATGTGCGAGAAGCTGCTCGCCAACACCGTGATCGAGAAATACGAGATCGAGTTGAAGGGATGATAACCCCCACTTGTCATGGCCCGCGAATGCGGGCCAACCAGGTGAAAACGATCCGGCGCCCGTTTTGTGCGCGAAATCTCTCTCGCGCTTTCGCCAGTGCGCAATGTCCAACTGGATGGCCCGCAGTCGCGGGCCATGACAGTTTGGGTGTGGAGGCATCGAAATGAAATCCGCCGTCGTCGTCTTCCCCGCCTCCAATTGCGACCGCGATGCGCAGGTCGCGCTCAAGCAGATGACGGGCCAGGACCCGCACATGGTCTGGCACCAGGACAGCGAATTGCCCGATGTCGATCTCGTCGTGCTGCCCGGCGGGTTCTCTTATGGCGACTACCTTCGTTGCGGTGCGATGGCGAGCCAGTCGGCGGTGATGCGCGCGGTCAAGGAGCATGCGGATCGCGGCGGCGCGGTGCTCGGCATCTGCAACGGCTTCCAGGTGCTGACCGAGAGCCATCTGCTGCCCGGCGCGCTGATGCGCAATGCCGGCCTGAAATTCGTCTGCCGGCCAGTGGCGCTGGAGGTCGACGAAACCCAATCGGCGTTCACGCGCAAATACGAGAAGGGCCAGCGCGTCAGCTTTCCCGTAGCGCATGGCGAAGGCAATTACGTCGCCGACGAGGAGACGCTGAACCGGCTGGAAGGCGAAGGCCGCGTCGTGTTCCGCTATGCGGAGGGCGACAATCCCAACGGCTCGGCGCGCAACATCGCCGGCATCCTCT
Above is a window of Rhizomicrobium sp. DNA encoding:
- the purS gene encoding phosphoribosylformylglycinamidine synthase subunit PurS — protein: MKARVFVTLKTGVLDPQGKAIGHALNGLGFGAVGEVRQGKVIDLELAETDAAKAKADLKAMCEKLLANTVIEKYEIELKG
- a CDS encoding DUF1476 domain-containing protein, with protein sequence MSGSFEDRRKGFEGKWAHDAEKQFKIIARRNKLLGLWAAGELGKTGTDADAYAKEVVVADFEEPGEEDVYRKVRGDLDAAKVSDHAIRHKMAELLDTAAEQILKES
- the purC gene encoding phosphoribosylaminoimidazolesuccinocarboxamide synthase, with protein sequence MKRRRMIYEGKAKILYEGPEPGTLIQYFKDDTTAFDATKKAVLDGKGILNNRISEYLMTQLNAIGVPTHFVKRLNMREQLIKEVEIIPLEVIVRNVAAGSLSKRLGIEEGTVLPRSIIEYCYKNDALHDPLVSEEHITAFGWASPQDLDDIVNLTIRINDFLSGLFLGVGIKLVDFKVEFGRLWENDYMRIVLADEISPDSCRLWDVTSNEKMDKDRFRRDLGGVVEAYSEVARRLGIMPESVQGESKGPQLVR
- the purQ gene encoding phosphoribosylformylglycinamidine synthase subunit PurQ, giving the protein MKSAVVVFPASNCDRDAQVALKQMTGQDPHMVWHQDSELPDVDLVVLPGGFSYGDYLRCGAMASQSAVMRAVKEHADRGGAVLGICNGFQVLTESHLLPGALMRNAGLKFVCRPVALEVDETQSAFTRKYEKGQRVSFPVAHGEGNYVADEETLNRLEGEGRVVFRYAEGDNPNGSARNIAGILSEKRNVLGLMPHPERTVDPLLGGTDGRALFESLIETLS